The sequence TCGCTCCGGGCGGGCTTCTGATCGGCGTCGATATGTTCGGTGCCAATGGGAATATGAACACCGAAGGGCTCACGGCATGGCATCGTTCTGTGCTTGGGCCGATCGAGAAAGTGCCGTTTGTCGTCGCCCACGAATCGATCCATTATCAGCAAAAGTACTCTCTTGGAGAGGACGCGACCCTTCTCCAGCATTCCATCAAGGAAGGATCAGCCGATCTCATCGCGGAACTAATGTCTGGCGGACATGTGAATATGCATCTCAAGGAATTCGGCGACCGGAATGAGGAAACGCTTTGGACTGAATTCAAGCAAGAAATGAATGGTACGGATCTTTCGAACTGGCTTTATCAAGGCGATCAGGCGAAAGATCGTCCGGCCGATCTCGGCTATTACATTGGTTACAAGATCACGGAAAGCTATTACCGCAATGCCTCGAACAAGCTAGCGGCGATCAAAGAGATCCTCGAGATAAAAGATTTTGGGGAGTTTCTTAAGGCGAGCCGTTACGAAGAAAAATATACGAAGTAAGCCTACGGCAAGATAGGGCCGTTCATTCGGCGGAGTATCTCGCCGTATCGTTCGTCGCCGCGGATCGGATCGAGTTTCGGTTCGACCGCCGTCCATATCATCCAAGGATTGAATTCCTTTTGTGCTGCGTCAAGGTTTTCAAATCCCAGGTCGTATTCGCCTATTGCAAAGTAGGCGAGGGCGAAGAAATAGCTCCCGATGTATCGCTCAGCGGCGATCTTTTGCCAACGATCGATTCGGTCGCGAGCTTCTGCAACCCGGCCAGCTGCGGCGAGAGCAAAGCATAGCGGGTGTAAGATCAGCGGTGAATCGGGTGAGAGATCTTCGGCGATAAGCCCGTGCCTTAAAGCTTCCTCGACACTGCCTGCTTGTAGCAACGTATTGCAGGATTGCACGTGGCTTTGCATTGAATTTGGTGCAAGAGAGAGAAGCTCGTCACATTTTGCTACCGATCGCGAATAATCGCGGGCCTGATAGTAGGTCCAGGCCGTCAACACTTTTGGCCTCAGCGACAGCGGGTCGAGCGATTCTGCCGTATCCAGCTCTTTAAGACCTTCTGCAGTTCTTCCGGAACCGACGAGGTATGAACTGAGCCATTCATGGCCAAGAGGATAATTCGGGTTAAGCTCGATCGCCCGGCGATAGCATTCCTCGCTCTTGTCCCATTCCTGCATATTTGAATGGTAGAGTCCGAGGGCAGCGTGTGCCTCGGCAAGGCTTGGGTCGATCTCGAGTGCCCGATGAAGGTTGGCACGCATCTGCGGCAGAGCGACATCCGGCGGGATCAGCCCGTATATCAGTGCCCAACCGTTAAAATCCGCAAGTCCGGCATAGGCGGCTGCAAATTGCGGGTCAAGCTCGACCGCACGCTCGAACGATGCGAGTGTTTTCGGGAACGTCTCCGGCGAGAATTGGCTCCAGAAAAAGCGGCCCTGAAGGTAAGCATCGAGTGCGGCTGGGTTAGACGTTCCCCGCTTTGCTAACTGAGACGCCATCTCGTCGTCTATCTGAGTCAAGATCGAGCGAGTGACCTGTTCCGCGATCGAATCCTCAAGGTCGAGCAGGTCGACCGTTGATTCGTAAAAGCTCGCCGACCAACGAACGGAGCGCTCTCGGACGTCCAAAAGCTGGACCGTCAACCGTATGCCCTCGGTGGCCGTCCGCAGGATGCCATCGACAATGAACTTAACGTCGAGCTCCTCGCCGCAGACTAAAGGATCGTCATGCCGGCCGGCGGAGACGATCACCGAACTCGTCGGCCGAACTTTAAGTTTGCGGACGTTAGAGAGTCGAAGCGTCAATGCATCGGCGAGTGCCGTTCCAAGAAATTCCGGCAGGCCAAATGTAGGAGCGGTAGAACCGATGAGCCGGAAGGGGAGCACCGCGATCGAGCGCTCCCGGCCGTCGGTCCTTGGTGCTGCCGAGGTCTCAAGGGCAATAGGATTTCCCGTTCGGCCAAGAATGTCCCGATAGCGCGGATCGGCTCTGATGACACTGAGTTTGGGATCGACCCCGAACCAGACCATCCATTCATCGCCTTCCCGGAGAGCTCGCTGAAAGTACTCAAATGCACGATCGCGGTTGCCCGCGGCAAGGTGGGCCATAGCCAAAAAATACGGCTTCATATGCCCAGTGCCATCGGTCTCCTCGAGCTTTGCGACGATCTTAGCGACGGACTCCTGATCTCCCTGGCCGGCACGAGCGAAGGCCAGCATATATCTCGGAAGCCCGGCGGCTTTCCAAGATTCGGCAGAGAGCCGAAGCAGTTCGACCGCCTCATCGTATTCTCCCCCTTCGGTAAGAGCGTTCCCAAGATGCAGCATCGCCTGCGGCATCCCGGGTTCCATTTCAAATGCTTTTCGCGCCTTTTGGATCGCTTCGGAATTCCGTCCACAGAGATAATAGGTCCACGACGACATCAAGACCGCTCGGGGCGACAATGGATCAAGGGACTCGGCTTTCAGTATCTCGCTGATGGCATCATCGAAGACCCCTTTACTGCAGAAAATATTCGAAAGGCACTCGTGAGCGAACGGGGTGTCCGGGTTCGACTCAAGGGCGAGCCTTGCAACGCGTTCGGCTTCGCGCCAATCGCGCCTCCAGAGCAGCTCAATAAATGCCTTGCGCGAGAGGGCCTCGGCTGAGCCATCGTCGATCCTGAGGGCCTTGTCGATCGCGGCCTCGGCCTTGGGAAAAGCATCTGCCGCCGCGAGTTCGCCAAAGATCGAGGACCAAATGTAGAAGTCCGCAATGCCGATATACGGCAAGAGGAATTCCGGATCAAGAGTGACCGCTAGGCTGAACTCCTCAAGGGAGTTTGTAAGCCCCTCATCGGTAAATCGGCTCCAATGGAATCGGCCACGAAGATATGCCGAATACGCTTCGTTATCCTTTGTAGGGGGCGGGTGCATTTCCTCGCGGTCCTGACGCGGAAGCTCGGGCAATAAAGCTCCGGTCAGCTGCCGGCAGATCGAATCTTCAAGCTCGATAAGGTCCTTTGCGTTCTCGCGAAACTCTCGCGTCCAGACGGCGTCGCGTTTCGCTACATTGAAAAGGCTTGCCGAGACCGACACCTCGCCCATAACTTGCCGTGATGAACCTGCGAGAACGAAATCAACGCCGAGTTCGCGGCCTGCATCGAATGGCCTTCGGCTGCTGAATGAAAGCACAGAGGTAGTAGGCCGAACGACTATGCGGGCAATCCGCGAGATGCGGGAAATAAGGGAATCTGCGATGCCGACGCCGAAAGCTTCCGCGTCGTGCTCGGTCCCCTCGGCGTCAAATGGAAGGATCGCGAGCGTGGGCTTTCCAATTACGGGCGAGAGTGCCGAGCGGCAAGACCGCGACAGATCCTCAGATGCGCCTTCGAAATTCTTTTCAAGGGTCTTGCATATCGCTTGGGCGGAGAGCAAGCGGACGTTCGGGTCTACGGCCGTGCATCGAGCAATGATCGGCTCGAGGCACGATCGAATATCTGCAAACTCTTTCGTTTCGGCAACGCCTCGAAGCA comes from Acidobacteriota bacterium and encodes:
- a CDS encoding protein kinase; this encodes MSSTLQKPLSQPALRIGPYRLEKVLGRDSVGEVFLGIRVDGEFDQRVAIKLLRVGTFDEPGLERFKRERQISAALNHPNIAHFYGGGTAEDGSPYFVLEYVEGVTILDHCEQQKLDVAERLALFRQVAQAIQSAHDADVLHGNLKPENILVSNDGTVKLLDFGIRRSDPEASLAPGRSVTSRYDAPEFARGEPASVAGDIYALGILLGDMLRGVAETKEFADIRSCLEPIIARCTAVDPNVRLLSAQAICKTLEKNFEGASEDLSRSCRSALSPVIGKPTLAILPFDAEGTEHDAEAFGVGIADSLISRISRIARIVVRPTTSVLSFSSRRPFDAGRELGVDFVLAGSSRQVMGEVSVSASLFNVAKRDAVWTREFRENAKDLIELEDSICRQLTGALLPELPRQDREEMHPPPTKDNEAYSAYLRGRFHWSRFTDEGLTNSLEEFSLAVTLDPEFLLPYIGIADFYIWSSIFGELAAADAFPKAEAAIDKALRIDDGSAEALSRKAFIELLWRRDWREAERVARLALESNPDTPFAHECLSNIFCSKGVFDDAISEILKAESLDPLSPRAVLMSSWTYYLCGRNSEAIQKARKAFEMEPGMPQAMLHLGNALTEGGEYDEAVELLRLSAESWKAAGLPRYMLAFARAGQGDQESVAKIVAKLEETDGTGHMKPYFLAMAHLAAGNRDRAFEYFQRALREGDEWMVWFGVDPKLSVIRADPRYRDILGRTGNPIALETSAAPRTDGRERSIAVLPFRLIGSTAPTFGLPEFLGTALADALTLRLSNVRKLKVRPTSSVIVSAGRHDDPLVCGEELDVKFIVDGILRTATEGIRLTVQLLDVRERSVRWSASFYESTVDLLDLEDSIAEQVTRSILTQIDDEMASQLAKRGTSNPAALDAYLQGRFFWSQFSPETFPKTLASFERAVELDPQFAAAYAGLADFNGWALIYGLIPPDVALPQMRANLHRALEIDPSLAEAHAALGLYHSNMQEWDKSEECYRRAIELNPNYPLGHEWLSSYLVGSGRTAEGLKELDTAESLDPLSLRPKVLTAWTYYQARDYSRSVAKCDELLSLAPNSMQSHVQSCNTLLQAGSVEEALRHGLIAEDLSPDSPLILHPLCFALAAAGRVAEARDRIDRWQKIAAERYIGSYFFALAYFAIGEYDLGFENLDAAQKEFNPWMIWTAVEPKLDPIRGDERYGEILRRMNGPILP